In Ascaphus truei isolate aAscTru1 chromosome 5, aAscTru1.hap1, whole genome shotgun sequence, one genomic interval encodes:
- the BEST3 gene encoding bestrophin-3 isoform X2: MTVTYSSKVANATFFGFHRLLLKWRGSIYKLLYREFLLFIGLYTALSVIYRYFLIEGQKRYFEKVSLYCDKSAEQIPVTFVLGFYVTLVVNRWWNQFVNLPWPDRLMFLISSNVHGRDEYGRLLRRTLMRYVNLTSLLIFRSVSTAVFKRFPTMDHVVEAGFMTSDERKLFDSLNSPHLKYWVPVIWFGNLASKARTEGRIRDSIDLQVLMNEMNRFRSWCSLLFGYDWVGIPLVYTQFLDPKQGYLGHDLDLYIPVFTLLQFFFYAGWLKVAEQLINPFGEDDDDFETNWCIDRNLQVSLMAVDEMHMNLPKMDKDIYWNDSDARPPYTLAAADYCIPSFLGSTVHMGLPNAVFLREDWLLDEEKHRRQPSVLRRVKRFLSVHEHPDTPTRGSVSRQGSDASNVFFPSVDTTYISSYHDLPVRGRQHLLHSKRRESSDRNAKNPIPKVDLSTIREASRSDTSGRQPSSENATTPNLTLPLPQVLVTTADQERPVAVYIVPLHTTPATTNTGGCTDKNQSDPITKADEQFLERVSGQDKQEETLSEKPAHRDEETLVSGTEAQQKTSHRWSEQVFPKQTHDPCPQRNRTSTQSMSLSLTLEEGMSADGEDPTPKSSFYPTEEMLHLLKHIDAKETDIVEYHDEKKEGNI; this comes from the exons ATACTTTCTTATAGAGGGTCAAAAACGTTACTTTGAGAAAGTCTCACTTTACTGCGACAAATCCGCTGAACAAATCCCTGTTACCTTTGTACTTG gtttttatgtcACCCTTGTGGTAAACCGATGGTGGAACCAGTTTGTGAACCTTCCTTGGCCTGACAGACTTATGTTCCTAATCTCCAGCAATGTGCATGGGAGAGATGAATACGGACGTCTACTCCGGAGGACGCTTATGCGTTATGTGAACCTGACTTCCCTGCTGATCTTCCGCTCTGTTAGCACTGCTGTATTTAAAAGATTTCCAACTATGGACCATGTAGTAGAAGCAG GATTTATGACGTCCGATGAAAGGAAATTATTTGATAGTCTTAATTCTCCCCATCTTAAATATTGGGTTCCAGTCATTTGGTTTGGAAATTTGGCATCAAAAGCCCGGACCGAAGGGAGGATTCGTGACAGTATAGATCTGcaagtgttgatgaat GAGATGAACCGTTTCCGATCCTGGTGCAGCCTCCTGTTTGGCTACGACTGGGTCGGCATCCCTCTGGTATATACACAG TTTTTAGATCCCAAACAAGGATACTTGGGACATGACTTGGACCTGTACATTCCAGTTTTTACTCTTCTGCAGTTCTTTTTCTATGCAGGATGGCTTAAG GTAGCCGAGCAACTTATTAATCCTTTTGGCGAAGATGATGATGACTTTGAAACGAACTGGTGCATAGACAGAAATTTACAG GTTTCCCTTATGGCTGTGGATGAAATGCACATGAATTTACCGAAGATGGATAAGGATATTTACTGGAATGACTCTGATGCGCGTCCGCCATACACTTTGGCAGCTGCTGATTACTGTATCCCTTCATTCTTGGGATCAACTGTTCATATGGG GCTGCCCAATGCTGTATTTCTACGCGAAGATTGGTTGCTGGATGAGGAGAAGCATAGACGGCAGCCTTCAGTTCTAAGGAGAGTAAAGCGGTTCTTGAGTGTTCATGAACATCCTGATACTCCTACTCGGGGTAGCGTCAGCCGACAAGGAAGCGATGCATCTAATGTGTTCTTCCCCTCTGTTGACACAACTTATATCAGTAGTTACCACGACCTGCCAGTTAGAGGAAGGCAACACTTACTACATTCTAAGAGACGAGAGTCATCTGACAGGAATGCAAAAAATCCCATTCCTAAGGTAGACCTATCAACTATTCGGGAGGCTAGCAGATCGGATACTTCAGGAAGGCAGCCCTCCAGTGAAAATGCAACGACACCGAATCTAACTTTGCCACTCCCTCAAGTATTAGTCACTACAGCTGATCAGGAGAGGCCTGTCGCGGTGTATATTGTCCCTTTGCATACCACACCAGCGACCACAAATACAGGGGGATGTACAGACAAGAACCAAAGTGATCCTATTACTAAAGCTGATGAACAGTTTCTTGAACGAGTTTCCGGGCAGGATAAGCAAGAAGAGACTCTATCAGAGAAACCAGCTCACAGAGATGAGGAGACATTAGTTAGTGGCACAGAAGCCCAGCAGAAGACTTCCCATAGATGGAGTGAACAAGTATTTCCCAAGCAAACACACGACCCATGTCCACAGCGAAACAGGACATCCACACAAAGCATGTCACTTTCATTAACTTTGGAGGAGGGGATGTCTGCTGATGGGGAGGACCCCACtcccaaatcttctttttatcCCACGGAggaaatgttacatttattaaaacacaTAGATGCCAAAGAAACAGATATTGTGGAGTATCATGATGAAAAGAAAGAAGGCAATATATGA
- the BEST3 gene encoding bestrophin-3 isoform X1: protein MTVTYSSKVANATFFGFHRLLLKWRGSIYKLLYREFLLFIGLYTALSVIYRYFLIEGQKRYFEKVSLYCDKSAEQIPVTFVLGFYVTLVVNRWWNQFVNLPWPDRLMFLISSNVHGRDEYGRLLRRTLMRYVNLTSLLIFRSVSTAVFKRFPTMDHVVEAGFMTSDERKLFDSLNSPHLKYWVPVIWFGNLASKARTEGRIRDSIDLQVLMNEMNRFRSWCSLLFGYDWVGIPLVYTQVVTLAVYTFFLACLIGRQFLDPKQGYLGHDLDLYIPVFTLLQFFFYAGWLKVAEQLINPFGEDDDDFETNWCIDRNLQVSLMAVDEMHMNLPKMDKDIYWNDSDARPPYTLAAADYCIPSFLGSTVHMGLPNAVFLREDWLLDEEKHRRQPSVLRRVKRFLSVHEHPDTPTRGSVSRQGSDASNVFFPSVDTTYISSYHDLPVRGRQHLLHSKRRESSDRNAKNPIPKVDLSTIREASRSDTSGRQPSSENATTPNLTLPLPQVLVTTADQERPVAVYIVPLHTTPATTNTGGCTDKNQSDPITKADEQFLERVSGQDKQEETLSEKPAHRDEETLVSGTEAQQKTSHRWSEQVFPKQTHDPCPQRNRTSTQSMSLSLTLEEGMSADGEDPTPKSSFYPTEEMLHLLKHIDAKETDIVEYHDEKKEGNI from the exons ATACTTTCTTATAGAGGGTCAAAAACGTTACTTTGAGAAAGTCTCACTTTACTGCGACAAATCCGCTGAACAAATCCCTGTTACCTTTGTACTTG gtttttatgtcACCCTTGTGGTAAACCGATGGTGGAACCAGTTTGTGAACCTTCCTTGGCCTGACAGACTTATGTTCCTAATCTCCAGCAATGTGCATGGGAGAGATGAATACGGACGTCTACTCCGGAGGACGCTTATGCGTTATGTGAACCTGACTTCCCTGCTGATCTTCCGCTCTGTTAGCACTGCTGTATTTAAAAGATTTCCAACTATGGACCATGTAGTAGAAGCAG GATTTATGACGTCCGATGAAAGGAAATTATTTGATAGTCTTAATTCTCCCCATCTTAAATATTGGGTTCCAGTCATTTGGTTTGGAAATTTGGCATCAAAAGCCCGGACCGAAGGGAGGATTCGTGACAGTATAGATCTGcaagtgttgatgaat GAGATGAACCGTTTCCGATCCTGGTGCAGCCTCCTGTTTGGCTACGACTGGGTCGGCATCCCTCTGGTATATACACAG GTAGTAACACTTGCTGTCTACACTTTCTTCCTTGCTTGTTTAATTGGACGTCAGTTTTTAGATCCCAAACAAGGATACTTGGGACATGACTTGGACCTGTACATTCCAGTTTTTACTCTTCTGCAGTTCTTTTTCTATGCAGGATGGCTTAAG GTAGCCGAGCAACTTATTAATCCTTTTGGCGAAGATGATGATGACTTTGAAACGAACTGGTGCATAGACAGAAATTTACAG GTTTCCCTTATGGCTGTGGATGAAATGCACATGAATTTACCGAAGATGGATAAGGATATTTACTGGAATGACTCTGATGCGCGTCCGCCATACACTTTGGCAGCTGCTGATTACTGTATCCCTTCATTCTTGGGATCAACTGTTCATATGGG GCTGCCCAATGCTGTATTTCTACGCGAAGATTGGTTGCTGGATGAGGAGAAGCATAGACGGCAGCCTTCAGTTCTAAGGAGAGTAAAGCGGTTCTTGAGTGTTCATGAACATCCTGATACTCCTACTCGGGGTAGCGTCAGCCGACAAGGAAGCGATGCATCTAATGTGTTCTTCCCCTCTGTTGACACAACTTATATCAGTAGTTACCACGACCTGCCAGTTAGAGGAAGGCAACACTTACTACATTCTAAGAGACGAGAGTCATCTGACAGGAATGCAAAAAATCCCATTCCTAAGGTAGACCTATCAACTATTCGGGAGGCTAGCAGATCGGATACTTCAGGAAGGCAGCCCTCCAGTGAAAATGCAACGACACCGAATCTAACTTTGCCACTCCCTCAAGTATTAGTCACTACAGCTGATCAGGAGAGGCCTGTCGCGGTGTATATTGTCCCTTTGCATACCACACCAGCGACCACAAATACAGGGGGATGTACAGACAAGAACCAAAGTGATCCTATTACTAAAGCTGATGAACAGTTTCTTGAACGAGTTTCCGGGCAGGATAAGCAAGAAGAGACTCTATCAGAGAAACCAGCTCACAGAGATGAGGAGACATTAGTTAGTGGCACAGAAGCCCAGCAGAAGACTTCCCATAGATGGAGTGAACAAGTATTTCCCAAGCAAACACACGACCCATGTCCACAGCGAAACAGGACATCCACACAAAGCATGTCACTTTCATTAACTTTGGAGGAGGGGATGTCTGCTGATGGGGAGGACCCCACtcccaaatcttctttttatcCCACGGAggaaatgttacatttattaaaacacaTAGATGCCAAAGAAACAGATATTGTGGAGTATCATGATGAAAAGAAAGAAGGCAATATATGA
- the BEST3 gene encoding bestrophin-3 isoform X3, translating to MRYVNLTSLLIFRSVSTAVFKRFPTMDHVVEAGFMTSDERKLFDSLNSPHLKYWVPVIWFGNLASKARTEGRIRDSIDLQVLMNEMNRFRSWCSLLFGYDWVGIPLVYTQVVTLAVYTFFLACLIGRQFLDPKQGYLGHDLDLYIPVFTLLQFFFYAGWLKVAEQLINPFGEDDDDFETNWCIDRNLQVSLMAVDEMHMNLPKMDKDIYWNDSDARPPYTLAAADYCIPSFLGSTVHMGLPNAVFLREDWLLDEEKHRRQPSVLRRVKRFLSVHEHPDTPTRGSVSRQGSDASNVFFPSVDTTYISSYHDLPVRGRQHLLHSKRRESSDRNAKNPIPKVDLSTIREASRSDTSGRQPSSENATTPNLTLPLPQVLVTTADQERPVAVYIVPLHTTPATTNTGGCTDKNQSDPITKADEQFLERVSGQDKQEETLSEKPAHRDEETLVSGTEAQQKTSHRWSEQVFPKQTHDPCPQRNRTSTQSMSLSLTLEEGMSADGEDPTPKSSFYPTEEMLHLLKHIDAKETDIVEYHDEKKEGNI from the exons ATGCGTTATGTGAACCTGACTTCCCTGCTGATCTTCCGCTCTGTTAGCACTGCTGTATTTAAAAGATTTCCAACTATGGACCATGTAGTAGAAGCAG GATTTATGACGTCCGATGAAAGGAAATTATTTGATAGTCTTAATTCTCCCCATCTTAAATATTGGGTTCCAGTCATTTGGTTTGGAAATTTGGCATCAAAAGCCCGGACCGAAGGGAGGATTCGTGACAGTATAGATCTGcaagtgttgatgaat GAGATGAACCGTTTCCGATCCTGGTGCAGCCTCCTGTTTGGCTACGACTGGGTCGGCATCCCTCTGGTATATACACAG GTAGTAACACTTGCTGTCTACACTTTCTTCCTTGCTTGTTTAATTGGACGTCAGTTTTTAGATCCCAAACAAGGATACTTGGGACATGACTTGGACCTGTACATTCCAGTTTTTACTCTTCTGCAGTTCTTTTTCTATGCAGGATGGCTTAAG GTAGCCGAGCAACTTATTAATCCTTTTGGCGAAGATGATGATGACTTTGAAACGAACTGGTGCATAGACAGAAATTTACAG GTTTCCCTTATGGCTGTGGATGAAATGCACATGAATTTACCGAAGATGGATAAGGATATTTACTGGAATGACTCTGATGCGCGTCCGCCATACACTTTGGCAGCTGCTGATTACTGTATCCCTTCATTCTTGGGATCAACTGTTCATATGGG GCTGCCCAATGCTGTATTTCTACGCGAAGATTGGTTGCTGGATGAGGAGAAGCATAGACGGCAGCCTTCAGTTCTAAGGAGAGTAAAGCGGTTCTTGAGTGTTCATGAACATCCTGATACTCCTACTCGGGGTAGCGTCAGCCGACAAGGAAGCGATGCATCTAATGTGTTCTTCCCCTCTGTTGACACAACTTATATCAGTAGTTACCACGACCTGCCAGTTAGAGGAAGGCAACACTTACTACATTCTAAGAGACGAGAGTCATCTGACAGGAATGCAAAAAATCCCATTCCTAAGGTAGACCTATCAACTATTCGGGAGGCTAGCAGATCGGATACTTCAGGAAGGCAGCCCTCCAGTGAAAATGCAACGACACCGAATCTAACTTTGCCACTCCCTCAAGTATTAGTCACTACAGCTGATCAGGAGAGGCCTGTCGCGGTGTATATTGTCCCTTTGCATACCACACCAGCGACCACAAATACAGGGGGATGTACAGACAAGAACCAAAGTGATCCTATTACTAAAGCTGATGAACAGTTTCTTGAACGAGTTTCCGGGCAGGATAAGCAAGAAGAGACTCTATCAGAGAAACCAGCTCACAGAGATGAGGAGACATTAGTTAGTGGCACAGAAGCCCAGCAGAAGACTTCCCATAGATGGAGTGAACAAGTATTTCCCAAGCAAACACACGACCCATGTCCACAGCGAAACAGGACATCCACACAAAGCATGTCACTTTCATTAACTTTGGAGGAGGGGATGTCTGCTGATGGGGAGGACCCCACtcccaaatcttctttttatcCCACGGAggaaatgttacatttattaaaacacaTAGATGCCAAAGAAACAGATATTGTGGAGTATCATGATGAAAAGAAAGAAGGCAATATATGA